One window from the genome of Streptomyces sp. WZ-12 encodes:
- a CDS encoding MFS transporter — MSAVAPDATATPLQPPGRPATRWLILAVICVAQLTVVLDNTVLNVAVPSLTGGLGASTADVQWMLNAYSLVLSGLLLIAGNSADRYGRKKMLVVGLVLFGLASLAASLAQAPGQLIAARAAMGVGGALLVTTTLAVVMQVFDDTDRPKAIGIWSSVNSLGFAAGPLIGGALLDHFWWGSLFLVNLPVAVIAVVAVVALVPESKTRGGERPDVLGALLSMIGMVGVVYAIISGPSDGWLSGRVLAAVGVGVVGLGLFALWELRHPNPMLDMHFFSNRPFIGAVSGGILVAFGMGGSMFLLTQHIQLVLGFGPLDAGLRMAPLALTVVLINFTGLGARLMPRFGTPGMIVTGMSLLAGGLAAISLLGGRSYGGMLFGLIVMGVGVSIAMPTMANAIMAAIPPAKAGVGAGVNGTLMEFGQGLGVAVLGAVLNSRFAALLPVVAAGAGSLPAALARTHTAEERTAVHDAFAAGIGTSQLVGAAAVFLGGLVAAVLLRRAERAGTEADGREEAVGQGAGPNPAPAPAE, encoded by the coding sequence ATGTCCGCCGTGGCCCCGGACGCCACCGCCACCCCCCTCCAGCCACCGGGTCGGCCGGCCACCCGCTGGCTGATCCTGGCCGTCATCTGCGTCGCCCAGCTCACCGTTGTCCTCGACAACACCGTGCTGAACGTCGCCGTCCCGTCCCTCACCGGAGGGCTGGGCGCGAGCACCGCCGACGTCCAGTGGATGCTCAACGCCTATTCGCTGGTGCTCTCCGGGCTGCTGCTGATCGCCGGCAACTCCGCCGACCGCTACGGCCGCAAGAAGATGCTGGTCGTCGGCCTGGTGCTGTTCGGCCTCGCCTCGCTCGCCGCCAGCCTCGCCCAGGCCCCCGGCCAACTGATCGCCGCCCGCGCCGCGATGGGCGTCGGCGGCGCGCTGCTGGTGACCACCACCCTCGCCGTGGTGATGCAGGTCTTCGACGACACCGACCGCCCCAAGGCCATCGGCATCTGGAGCTCGGTGAACTCCCTCGGCTTCGCCGCCGGGCCGCTGATCGGCGGCGCGCTGCTGGACCACTTCTGGTGGGGTTCGCTGTTCCTGGTCAACCTCCCGGTCGCGGTGATAGCCGTGGTGGCCGTCGTCGCCCTGGTCCCGGAGTCCAAGACCCGCGGCGGTGAACGGCCGGACGTGCTCGGCGCGTTGCTGTCGATGATCGGCATGGTCGGGGTGGTCTACGCGATCATCTCCGGGCCGTCGGACGGCTGGCTGTCCGGCCGGGTGCTGGCCGCGGTCGGCGTCGGTGTGGTCGGCCTGGGGCTGTTCGCGCTCTGGGAGCTGCGCCACCCGAACCCCATGCTGGACATGCACTTCTTCAGCAACCGCCCCTTCATCGGCGCGGTCTCCGGCGGCATCCTGGTGGCCTTCGGGATGGGCGGCTCGATGTTCCTGCTCACCCAGCACATCCAACTGGTGCTCGGGTTCGGCCCGTTGGACGCCGGTCTGCGGATGGCGCCGCTCGCCCTCACCGTCGTGCTGATCAACTTCACCGGCCTGGGCGCCCGGCTGATGCCGCGCTTCGGCACCCCCGGGATGATCGTCACCGGGATGTCCCTGCTGGCCGGCGGGCTGGCGGCGATCTCGCTGCTGGGCGGCCGCAGTTACGGCGGCATGCTGTTCGGCCTGATCGTCATGGGCGTCGGGGTGTCCATCGCGATGCCGACGATGGCCAACGCCATCATGGCGGCGATCCCGCCCGCCAAGGCCGGCGTCGGCGCCGGAGTCAACGGCACCCTGATGGAGTTCGGCCAGGGGCTGGGCGTCGCGGTGCTCGGCGCGGTGCTCAACTCCCGCTTCGCCGCGCTGCTCCCGGTGGTCGCCGCCGGCGCCGGCTCGCTGCCGGCGGCGCTGGCCCGGACCCATACGGCCGAGGAGCGCACCGCCGTGCACGACGCCTTCGCCGCCGGCATCGGCACCAGTCAACTCGTCGGCGCGGCCGCGGTCTTCCTCGGCGGGCTGGTCGCCGCCGTGCTGCTGCGCCGGGCCGAGCGCGCGGGGACCGAGGCCGACGGCCGGGAGGAAGCCGTCGGGCAGGGCGCCGGCCCCAACCCGGCGCCCGCGCCGGCGGAATAG